The Armatimonadota bacterium genome includes the window AGATTGCGATAACAAAGCGCGAAGCGGGCCTCACGCTGCCCTCGTCTCCTGCCGTTCGTATTGCCGTCTCGCTTGGAGGCATCATCCTACACCTCTTCTTTCACGTAGCCTGCCTTCGAATCCTCCTGCACCACAGAGACCTTCTCCTCAAACTCGTCCGGCGTTAGGAGAACCACCTTGCCATCTTGCCAGACGGCGAGTTTGGTACCAGTCTTTCGTGTGTCCTCTGCAGCCCGTTTTGCCGCGCGAACCAGCGCTGCTGCAACTTCGTCCGCCTCCTCGTCGGAAAGGCCGCAATACTCCAATGGGCGCCCCATAACGACTATCGATCTCACGCTCTGTTTCGACTCAGCGTCGGCACCCATGGCTTCTTGGCGGCTCTGCTTGGACAATGCTCGGTTGGCCCAATGACGCGGAGTTTAGCGCACTATTGAGAGTTATACTGCGATCCTCAGAGCTTGGGCGCGAGGTGGCGGCACTTGCCAACCATTGGCGACTGCTGTCTCTATCCAAAGCGTAATCGCCTCCCGGATTCGCACTTCGGCCTCCTCAACTGTAGGCGCATCGCTGAAACAGCCCGGAAGGTCGGGTACGGAAGCCATCCAGCCTGAATCGTCCGGTTCGATTATAACAACATACTTTTCCTTCACTTTAGTCCTGCCTGTTTGAGGAGCTTGCTCAGCATTCCCTTCCCAACTTGCTCGCTGCCTTGGTGGCCCGAAAGGACGATAATGCCGTGCTTCTTGCCGTGGACGAAGATTCGATGGCTGCCCGACTGACGGTCAAGCTTCCAGCCATCCTTCACAAGGCGGTCTTCGAGCTCGCGCCAAGTCACAAGACTATTCTACAGCAGATTCTGGTCTACACCCCCACAGGCACCAGACCCGACTCCTTGATCCGCCGCACCGCTTCGGCGAAGCGCTCGCCGTCTTTGTCGCCGAGGAGCGTTAGCGACATGCGGATGTAGCCCTCGCCTTCGCTGCCGTAGCCCGTGCCTGGGATCGCCACGATGTGCGCTCGCTTGAGGAGCTCGGCGGCGAACTCGGCCGAAGTCATGTCATCGCGGGGAATCCGCGCCCAGACGTAGAACGTCGCCTTGGGCTTCGTGACCTTCCAGCCCAGCGCGTTCAGGCCGTCGCAAAGCAGGTCGCGTCGGCGCTCGAAGATGCGCAGCGTCTCGTCGATCTTCAAGTTGTTCAGACCGTAGGCGCCCGCTTCGGCGATCGCCGGAAACGCCTTGCTGTCCAGGTTCGATTTCAGCGCGGAAAGGTTCGCGATGGCGTCCTTATTGCCGAGCGCGAAGCCGAGGCGCCAGCCGGTCATGTTGAAGGTCTTGCTCAGCGAATGGAACTCGATGGACACGTCTTTCGCGCCGGGCACTTGCAGCACCGTCGGGCAGCGGTAGCCGTCGTAGGTCACCGCGGCATAGGCCATGTCGTTGACCAGCAGGATGTCGTGCTCGCGGCAGAAGCGCACGCAGTCCTCATAAAAGCTCAGCGGGGCGGTGGCGCCGGTGGGGTTGTGCGGGTAGCAGACGTAGAAGAGCTTCGCCTTTCGCGCCACGTCCGTCGGGATGTCCTCGAGCACCGGCAGGAAGCCGTTCTCGGCGCGGAGCGGGGTCTCGTGGACCTCGCCGCCTGCCATGAGCGTGTTCACCTTGTAGACGGTGTAGCCGGGGTTGGGGACGATGCTCAGGTCGCCGGGCTCGATGTAGGTCCATGCCAGATGCGCTAGACCCTCCTTGCTTCCGATGAGCTGCAAGATCTCGGTCTTAGCGTCCACATCGACGCCGAATTCGCGTTTGTACCAGCCCGCCGCCGCTTCGAGAAAGCTGTTCCAGCCTCGCGGGGTTTCGTCGTAGCGGTGGGTTTTGGGGTCGCGGGCGGAGCGGTTGAGCGCCTCATCGGGAGGATGGCTGACAGCAGGACCTTTGGCCAGTGACGCTCAGAGGTCTGCGTATATCCTCTCAGCGGCCCGTGTTGGCCTGGAGAAAGCATGAATTGGCGTCGTATCGCGGCCATCGCCGCACCCCTGTGCGTTTGCCAAACGTTGGCAATATCACCCAGGCTCGCACCGTCCGTTGATCCGGACGCGCCAGCAGGGTATCTGAGACTACTGCGCGAAGCGCGATCGCTCTCTTCAGGCAAGCAGTTCCAGGAAGCGGAAAAACTCTTGGAAACGGCGGTCGCCATCAATCCTGTGAATGGCGAAGCGTGGGTGCTGTTGGGCCGGAACCGCTACGACCTCAAGCAATGGGAGCGTTCCATTGCCGCATACAGGCAAGCGATTGACTTGGGGCAAGGGTATGCCTGGTCGTCGGCCTATGACATCTGTTGCTGCTACGCGCTATGGGGCAAGAAGGGCGAGGCGCTCAAGTGGCTGGATAAGGCAATGCGATTGGGTTGGAGAGACCTTTCTCACCTATCCTCCGACACCGACCTTGCCTCGCTGCGAAAGGAGCCGAGCTTCATCGCGTGGGCCGCAGCAAAGGACGTTTCGAAAATGTCGCGTGACGAGGCGTTTCGATACGATCTATGGCTTCTCGATCGCGAACTTCGGCGGAAACACTACTCTCCCTATCGGCTTCACTTGTCTGCCGAGTTTGAGGCTTACGTCAAACGGCTGCACGCCGACATCCCAAAGCTGAACCGCGACCAGATTCTGGCCTCGTTTATGAAGCTTGCCGCGATGTGCGGCGACGGGCATACGAACGCACGGCCTCCCCACGACCAGCTTTCGATGACCCCGTTGCAGTTCTACTGGTTTGAGGACGGCATGGTGGTGACGGCAGCGGGGAAGGGTCTCGCAGAGTTTGCCGGTGCCAAGCTCGTCACCGTTGCAGGAAAGGACTGGAAGACCGTCGTTGAGCGGTCCGAACCCTACATCAGCCGTGATAATGCCATGGGCGTCCGATCGATGCTCCCGCGTCTTCTCTCGTATCCGGGATTTCTACACGGAATTGGGGTTACGCCTTCCGCCGATCAAGTGGAATATGGGCTTGAGCTGAAAGATGGCAGCCGCAAGACGGCCGTTGTAAAGGCCGAACCCATGCCATCCATGAAGGAGTGGACGATGGCTCGCTCCGAATCCTCGAACCCCGAGCCGCTCACGATGAAGAACCGCTCGAAACCGTTTTGGTTCGAGTATCTGCCTGAGAGAAAACTGGTGTTCTTTCAATACAACGCCGTGCGAAACAGTTCTGGAGAAACGACCCAGCAGTTCGGCAGGCGGTTGGAGGCTTTCGTGGCTGAGCATGAGGTCGAGACCTTGGTCATCGACATCCGCTGGAACGGTGGCGGCAACACCTTTCTGAACATTCCACTGGAAGCATCGATTCTCCGAATGGCCAAAATCAACAAGCCGGGGCACCTCTTTGTGATCACTGGCCGTGAGACCTTCTCAGCGTGCCAGAACTTCGCGACAGATCTCGACATGCGCACAGACGCGATCTTCGTTGGCGAACCGACGGGCTCCAAACCCAACTTCATCGGCGAAACGGTGATGTTGACTCTGCCTTACTCGAGGATGGCTGTGAGCATCAGCGATCTGTACTGGGGCCGCGGCTGGCCGATGGACTACCGAATCTGGATCGCTCCGGAGCTGTATGCGCCGCCAACGTTCGCGCTGTTCAAGGACAACCGTGATCCTGCCATGGAGGCTGTGCTGGCCTATCTGGATGCCCAACGGGAATCGGGAACGTTGCCATCAAGGCCGCTTGAGCCCGCCACGGCTCGATAAACGCGCTTTCTTTGCAGGCCAGCCGTGGCGCTCAGGAGGATTGCCGTCAAAGGGTGGCCTTTCGTCCATAG containing:
- a CDS encoding type II toxin-antitoxin system HicB family antitoxin, producing MASVPDLPGCFSDAPTVEEAEVRIREAITLWIETAVANGWQVPPPRAQALRIAV
- a CDS encoding type II toxin-antitoxin system HicA family toxin, which encodes MTWRELEDRLVKDGWKLDRQSGSHRIFVHGKKHGIIVLSGHQGSEQVGKGMLSKLLKQAGLK
- a CDS encoding aminotransferase class I/II-fold pyridoxal phosphate-dependent enzyme; this translates as MAKGPAVSHPPDEALNRSARDPKTHRYDETPRGWNSFLEAAAGWYKREFGVDVDAKTEILQLIGSKEGLAHLAWTYIEPGDLSIVPNPGYTVYKVNTLMAGGEVHETPLRAENGFLPVLEDIPTDVARKAKLFYVCYPHNPTGATAPLSFYEDCVRFCREHDILLVNDMAYAAVTYDGYRCPTVLQVPGAKDVSIEFHSLSKTFNMTGWRLGFALGNKDAIANLSALKSNLDSKAFPAIAEAGAYGLNNLKIDETLRIFERRRDLLCDGLNALGWKVTKPKATFYVWARIPRDDMTSAEFAAELLKRAHIVAIPGTGYGSEGEGYIRMSLTLLGDKDGERFAEAVRRIKESGLVPVGV
- a CDS encoding tetratricopeptide repeat protein codes for the protein MNWRRIAAIAAPLCVCQTLAISPRLAPSVDPDAPAGYLRLLREARSLSSGKQFQEAEKLLETAVAINPVNGEAWVLLGRNRYDLKQWERSIAAYRQAIDLGQGYAWSSAYDICCCYALWGKKGEALKWLDKAMRLGWRDLSHLSSDTDLASLRKEPSFIAWAAAKDVSKMSRDEAFRYDLWLLDRELRRKHYSPYRLHLSAEFEAYVKRLHADIPKLNRDQILASFMKLAAMCGDGHTNARPPHDQLSMTPLQFYWFEDGMVVTAAGKGLAEFAGAKLVTVAGKDWKTVVERSEPYISRDNAMGVRSMLPRLLSYPGFLHGIGVTPSADQVEYGLELKDGSRKTAVVKAEPMPSMKEWTMARSESSNPEPLTMKNRSKPFWFEYLPERKLVFFQYNAVRNSSGETTQQFGRRLEAFVAEHEVETLVIDIRWNGGGNTFLNIPLEASILRMAKINKPGHLFVITGRETFSACQNFATDLDMRTDAIFVGEPTGSKPNFIGETVMLTLPYSRMAVSISDLYWGRGWPMDYRIWIAPELYAPPTFALFKDNRDPAMEAVLAYLDAQRESGTLPSRPLEPATAR